One region of Salvia miltiorrhiza cultivar Shanhuang (shh) chromosome 3, IMPLAD_Smil_shh, whole genome shotgun sequence genomic DNA includes:
- the LOC131018856 gene encoding uncharacterized protein LOC131018856: protein MQKELFLRIADGEYLLPHETRCYRPDSLTSLQKCTMVLRKLATGISVDTFDEYLKIADTTGRLCLKKFCKAFIKAYNAEYLRPPTLWMPHACFKCMSSGTNFLGCSGAWIACIGLERISQRCSMVHLQESPLFADALEGTTSPVIFQVNQRYYHMGYYLCGGIYPKWPTFVKSPLMASNAKEARFKKMQEAQP, encoded by the exons ATGCAGAAGGAGTTGTTTTTGCGCATTGCTGATGGTGAATACTTACTTCCGCATGAAACAAGATGCTACAGGCCAGACTCGCTCACGtcgttgcagaaatgcacgaTGGTTCTCCGAAAATTAGCCACCGGTATTTCTGTGGATACTTTTGACGAGTATCTGAAGATTGCGGACACTACGGGGCGGCTATGCCTCAAGAAGTTTTGCAAAGCTTTCATCAAGGCATACAATGCCGAGTATCTTCGGCCTCCTACACTGTGGATGCCACACGCTTGCTTCAAATGCATGAGCAGCGGCACAAATTTCCTGGGATGCTCGGGAGCTTggattgcatgcattgggctTGAAAGAATTTCCCAAAGGTGTAGCATGGTGCATTTACAAGAG TCACCTCTGTTTGCCGACGCCTTGGAAGGAACAACATCACCGGTGATATTTCAAGTAAACCAGCGCTATTATCACATGGGATACTACTTGTGCGGTGGCATCTATCCTAAGTGGCCAACATTTGTCAAGAGCCCACTAATGGCGAGCAACGCAAAagaggcgaggttcaagaagatgcaagaggCCCAACCTTAG